The Leptospira bouyouniensis genome contains a region encoding:
- a CDS encoding LA_3751/LA_3752 family putative glycosyltransferase: protein MLEKLHQSFLVILILYLFFIPVYNKFKWNHKEVTIGSDPQIKYYQSFSFYKDGISKRNLECYFPAEKLGFSLNYIPIGYPWAFVNSNHECFFQYPILMPLLHALIGKLFSFNLVLYIPIFFFLLNFIISIKILQLFGLNFQKSIYLSLYIHFLTPIFLSSLDYSEVTLTNTFLLLTLFYYEKQKRNKVDINLFQNLLCGLLIAVTFQLRPEVTISVIILFFVGFLFNFKQFSSLRMYVSIGFFFLIFTIGACYLNYTIYHHPLGMRGLNTIQDSQILMLNQYIQNWISDIWGSDFKIGIIKAYPILFFLALFGIFRSGITKTYNHYLISGITFLLLLPILSPYRAGVDIMGLRYYESGVYLLSFGSLAIIFKDLNITSRISKIYLVVLILFVLVSSYFGYKSNLRAIKHWAGAAKVSNDFSERITQLNPEIIIHRGLSTTYLMGVSYLKVPQIVIYSQKDWDDVEKTLVNRKLKRVLFLYWEGNHLVNDEFPSKIWKSTFDINFNLQTNRFWMRKEVSLIHFKGLLLEQEL, encoded by the coding sequence ATGTTGGAAAAGTTACATCAATCATTTCTTGTAATTCTGATACTATATCTCTTTTTTATACCAGTTTATAACAAATTTAAATGGAATCACAAGGAAGTAACAATTGGAAGTGATCCACAAATTAAATACTATCAATCTTTTTCATTTTATAAAGATGGCATTTCTAAACGAAATTTAGAATGTTATTTTCCCGCTGAAAAATTAGGTTTTTCTTTAAATTATATTCCAATCGGATACCCATGGGCATTTGTAAATTCGAATCATGAATGTTTTTTTCAGTATCCGATACTGATGCCTTTGTTACATGCATTAATTGGTAAATTATTTAGCTTCAATCTTGTTTTATATATTCCCATTTTCTTTTTTTTATTAAATTTTATAATTTCTATTAAAATTCTTCAACTCTTTGGGCTCAATTTTCAAAAATCCATATACTTAAGTTTGTATATACATTTTTTAACACCTATATTTTTATCATCACTTGATTATTCCGAAGTTACATTAACGAATACATTTTTATTGTTAACTCTTTTTTATTATGAAAAACAAAAGAGAAATAAGGTTGATATAAATCTATTCCAAAATCTCTTATGCGGACTTCTCATAGCAGTTACATTTCAGTTGCGTCCTGAAGTCACAATTTCGGTGATTATCTTATTCTTCGTTGGATTTCTCTTTAATTTTAAACAATTTTCATCTTTGAGGATGTATGTATCTATAGGTTTCTTTTTTTTAATTTTTACAATTGGTGCATGTTATCTAAATTATACGATATATCATCACCCTTTAGGTATGAGAGGATTAAATACAATTCAAGATTCTCAAATTTTGATGTTAAACCAATATATTCAAAATTGGATTAGCGATATTTGGGGTTCGGATTTTAAAATTGGGATCATCAAAGCATATCCGATATTATTTTTCTTGGCCTTATTCGGTATTTTCAGATCTGGAATAACAAAAACGTATAATCATTATTTAATTTCAGGCATTACGTTTCTTCTTTTATTACCAATTTTGTCACCTTACCGAGCTGGGGTTGATATTATGGGTTTAAGATATTATGAAAGTGGCGTTTACTTATTGTCATTTGGTTCGCTTGCGATTATATTTAAAGATTTGAATATAACCTCAAGAATTTCGAAGATATATCTAGTAGTTTTGATTCTCTTTGTTTTGGTTTCTTCTTATTTTGGATATAAATCGAATCTCAGGGCAATAAAACATTGGGCAGGAGCTGCAAAAGTTTCAAATGATTTTTCAGAGAGAATAACTCAATTAAATCCCGAAATAATTATCCACAGAGGATTATCCACAACTTATCTTATGGGTGTATCATATCTAAAGGTTCCCCAAATTGTAATTTATTCACAAAAAGATTGGGATGATGTAGAGAAAACTTTAGTCAATAGAAAGTTGAAACGAGTTTTGTTTCTATACTGGGAAGGGAACCATTTAGTAAACGATGAATTTCCATCTAAAATTTGGAAAAGTACTTTTGATATTAATTTTAATCTGCAAACTAATCGATTTTGGATGAGAAAAGAAGTTAGCCTAATTCATTTTAAGGGATTGTTGTTAGAACAAGAATTATAA